DNA sequence from the Eriocheir sinensis breed Jianghai 21 chromosome 31, ASM2467909v1, whole genome shotgun sequence genome:
CTCTATAATCTATATGCTCAGGCTTTTTATATCATGTGAAAAATTACTAGTGAGAAAGCCACTTACAAGCTTAATAATGAACTTGTGTAACAGAAAACCCTAATTTGCAGTTAGTACTCAAAACAGATGTGCAGTATCTAATATCAAAGAAAATTTGACACTGTTAAGATTAACACAAACCACTTTGCTAAAATTCTGAAAGAAGTTGCACTTGAAtcaataagtaaaaataaaaacaaaacactgTAAGTTCCATTCAGAAGCTTAACAGACCCAAGTCTATATGTGAGTAATGTTGAGTTGAGGATAATGCAATGTGGAATAATTAACTTTTACTgttgtgtgcatatatatatatatatatatatatatatatatatatatatatatatatatatatatatatatatatatatatatatatatatatatatatatatatatatatatatatatatatatatatatatatacttattcatATAAGTAGGTAGCAACTAAAATAATATAGAGTAATTTTATAGTATAATAATATTCACTTGTAAAGTAAATTGTTAGTTTATGGAATGATTAGTGCATCACATCTAAGATATACAGCTGAAAGATTTTGACAGATTACCAACCTTGCCTGTCACAAACAGGGAAAAAGAGATTTTGTTTCTTGATTATTTTTAACAGAAGGAAGAAGGTTGCTTAATATTCTGGCACAATAATAATCGTGACCTTTTTCCAACATCTACAGTGACAACAAAATCACAAGTTGACAGGATACTTACGTGGCGAAGAGATGAGCGTTAGCATGAGTGGCCATGGCAGTCATTTCATGGTGGGGTGCACACACTTGAACTGAGTTGGCTTGCCTCATATCCCAGAGACGAACCTCTCCTGACACTCTGCAAAGCCATAACCACACCATGATGAGAATCAATTTGCAGGAAGACAAGGAACTCATGGAATAAGTCCACATTTTTACTTATGAAACCTGGAAAACCCTAAATCATGAAATTGTCATGCCCCTTTTCACCTGTTTAAGGAAACCTCAGAAAAGGATCATGGGGATCATTTGTTGTGAGGGCAGCAGTAACTTGTTTATATGTAATCAAGGCATCAGGCTGGGTCAAGGGACAGGTCAAGACAACCACAGAGAGCATTACAAACTATCTATATATGGAGTTTTATCTAAGGGTTTCCAGTACAAGATATCTCTATCATATTCCTCTGCTCAGTTTACTTTTTTAAGCATGTCCGTATCATCTATAAGAAATTACATTAAGGAGGAATCTGATCTACTCTTCTTAAATTAAATATAAGATGGAGACAGTTTTAGACTGAGGTTACCAGTCCAGCCATTTTATTATTGTAACATAACAACACAAGCCAATGTTAGTCTACCCAAGGTATGTATTGTATGGACCACTTACAAACAGTGAATATGTgtaaatttaattttattttctggCACCCTTTGGTATATTAACACTGGTAAATGTGGCACAAAGCCTACAAAAGGATGGGGACCACTGATGTACACAGACCTACATACAACAAAGACATAAACGCTTACACTCCTGTTATGATCTTAGTGGTAGCCTGCGAAGCATTGAGGAGGTGAGTGCTGATCACCCATGAGGTGTGCTCACGCCACTGCCGCACCACCGTCTTGTTGCTGGGCAGTCGCCTGTCCAACACACGCACATATCCATCGGAGAAACCAGCAACTATCCATGGCCCTATGGGAGAGATGGACACTGCAGATTGACATACATGCTATATATATAAAGATGAATGGACCATAGATATAACTATGTGGAACAGTGCCTACCATGATACACTGTAAGACTTATATGGTACTAGTGATAGTAAAATAATATGGAAAATTGTTGATATGTTCGTAACTTAACATGCATGATACTTAGCCAAAACTTAGGTTATGTTTTAAATACAGGTCTCTCTCACTATGATGCCTCAATATATGACATTTTGCATATACAACCCCTCTATTCAGTGAATCAATCTCCCCACTACCCTCCTCCTACCCACCTTGATCACAGTACGATTTGTTGTAGAAGTTTTTAACAACCCTAACTACCTCCTCCATGTATCTCTCTCAAGCTGGTCAGCCCTGATTTCCTTCACTGATGCAGACACCACGAACCTGCTTGATGTGAGTGGAGAGCCGTCACAATGGAGGAGCTGTCCCCGCCTGTGGGCAGTTCTGAGGTGCGTCGTTCAGCCTTTATGTCCCACAGCCTTATGGTGCGAGAATCCCCGCCCACCACCAGGGTTGTTGTGTCTTGCTCCCAGCTCATTAACAGTCCAACACCTGAAAATatttgttggggtgaatgtgataACCAAGTAGGTTTCTTTATTGCTAAACTGAATATAGTGAAAcattatcattgtcatcagtAGCATCACCACTATAATAAATGATCATCATAATTAATAACCTTGTTTCCTGCAAGTTGACCagaaaaaatatattttatacttcaTAAAGAatcatatatattaaaaaaaaaaaaaaaaaaaaatcacatgtaGCAAGTAGAAGATTGTATCAAGATAATCAGAAATTATAATCCTTATCTAGTTTAGTTTATCCAAATAATTCAAGATATTATTGTGAAAATGTGACTATAATTGTGTTGAAGTAGAAAAAGGCAATACATCTTACTTCTGGTGGCAGGATTTACATCTGTTGATGCCTGGAAGGCAGTAAGAAGAGACGGTGTAGTTTCTTGGGGGCTAGAAGGTGCGGCCTGTTCCTGGAATACCCCTCGCCACACCCGGACACTGCCATCATCACAACCTGTGGTGACTAGTGTTTGGGGTGTGCCAGCATTCAGCACAGCCAGGGAGGAGATGCAGCTGGAGCCTCCATTGTTGTTCATCCAGTGAGTGACTCGCTGGTTGCGTTCTACATCCCACACCCTGAATGGTCCACCCACATCTCATTATTGAGGTAAATCATGTACAGGAGATAATTCAACAAAATGTAatgattcatatatatttttgtatacttgTATATGGTTTTTTTTAAGtgcatacacaaaaaataaattgaaaaataaataaagtttcaCCACTTGGCAGATTTTACTATGTATGTGTGTCTAGTTATCCAGCAAGTTTTGAGACCCGACAAAACAGTTGATAGTAAGCTTTAGTAAAGTTAGCCACTGCATATCACACAGCTTACAAGATCTGGGGTCTATATTCAAGAAAcagaattaagagaaagaaaatatggccCAGTGAAATTAGACATAGTCATTCTGTCTCTCAATGTGAAACTTCAATCCCTGAAACTATCATTCTTGTAATAAATACGGTCTGTGGAGAGCTGGATATGATATATTTAATGAAACTGCAGTGCATAATTTGCTTAGCTTTCATCTAGACACTTCAAGACAATCAGACAATCACAAACCAcacaaattctttttttttaccttgaagcAGGTCAGCTCAGAAACAAGTAAACACAAAAATGTTCACTCACGTTACATTGGTCTTGTCAGCCACTGTCAGCAGAGGATCAattgggtggaagaggagaacagCTGGGGGGCCTGGGTTTCGGTGCACAAACACCTGATCATCAAGCTTGTTGGTGCCAACGCTTCGTCGCTCTTCAAACTCTCCCAACAGTCGGGAATTGGCTGACCTACTGCAAAGAAAGTAAATATTTCTGTCGAATGAACATGCAAACTAAAAAACTGTCCATTGCATTACATTTTGTTAATAAAGCAGTACGCAACAACATTGATGTGAAGAAAATTATCTTTCTTGCATGGAGTTcaatatttattcattattactaACTAGTATCTCCTTGCTGAtaaagatatattgatgacagtGGTTTTAAAGTTATCCACACAAAGCTGTGGTAATGTCAGTCATTCATTCTACCAGTCATTCAGCTTTATAACCTATTCCATTCCAACCAATCAGCCATTAGCTTTTAGTTTCCTACATCACCACTACACAATGGGATATGTATCACCATACCTATCATATGTGGACACCTTGTGTATCATCCATAGTAGGCTACAACTTAGCCATGAAATGTGTTGCAGAGGAGCTGTTCCATAACATGGTTTTGATACAAACACAAATGGCACCTCAGAAATCATTTCCTTGATCCACCTTCCATAATGGTTTCTGAATTCCACATTTCCTAATATTTCTCCCATTTTCATTACTCCATTTGTAAGCAGAAGGAAAAGTAGTGGCATCATTTTGAACTTTAAACAGTTTTTACCCACCACCCTTTCAACTTACCTGCATGAGTatgaatgaaggggagaggaggcagagtTTAGTTCTGAAGATTTCTGTCGAGGGAGTATGAAGGTTGTGGCACTCCACTCCACAAACTCTGTCGTAACCAATGGCTTCAAGAAGgtgctctctccctcttcactctgTAACAGATAATTATTCTCATCCACTATCCAAAAGCCTCCCTCCTATCATCATTAATCATCACCAAATCTTTTTGAAACTCGTTGTTTAGACTCATTTAAGTTCAGTCTATCCTGGCCTGGAAAGGGAGTCAACGGAGAGCTGGTTGACTCACTACAAGGCTCCCTGTTATATTCTGATTACATCATCTGGCACTTGAGTGACTAGTAGAGAAATTATAGCACTTGCTGTACATGTGAtggcgtggaaaaaaaaaaaaaaaaaaaaaaaggacccaaAAGGCCTTAAGCCACGAGGATCCCTTTGCCCCAACACTAAAGTGTTCCATCAGCAAAGACACAGTTTGAGAAAAAACTCCTGTTGATGGCTGCACTACAttgggagaaagaggacgaggaagcatTCATATTTCCCCCGTGTTTAACAGAATTATGAATACCAAAGTTTTCAGTGGATGATTTTGGGTCTGAAAACCTTGAAGAGAATTTTTGTTTACTTCACATATTAAGATCCTGTAAAGCTTAACTGAGAAACTCACATGGTTGTGGTGATTCCTGGACCGTGTGCGGGAGGGCATGGGGTCcaggtggtggtgtgagggtggAGACTCTCCCCTATTGGTAAGAAACACAATGGGGTTCTTTACTCTTCTAGTCATGATCATCACTTCCACCCATATTATAATCACTGTCATCAACATTCTTAGCAGCTATATGTTCAACTAATCAACCCTTACATCAACAATATTGAGTTCTATGATGGTGGTGGCATTATGATAGTAAGGGCCAGAGAATACCTACACAATAAACATGGGCTTGTTGACAGGAGTCCCAGGGGCTGACTCTACACGCTGCTCAGATACCTCTTTCCCGCCGCTCTTGATCTGATGGAAAAAAACATACTaataagtgagtgtgtgtgtgtgtgtgtgtgtgtgtgtgtgtactgaacaCCAGCAATACAAAGGAGTTTGTTGGCTGTACAGCATTGGATTATGCAGGAAAAAATCTTGTGAATGGTTTACCTTTGAGCGAATATGTTGTATCAGGGTGTTTGACAAGTTTGCCACGGCAGGGAAGGGGTCATGCTGCAGAGTGATTAGGGCATTCCATAACTTCAGATACATTCCACTATAGGACAAGCTGCTCACGCCTCCACTCAACATTCCCCCGGACCCTgtggaatgtaaagaaaaaggtTGTCTCGAGAGCACTGAAGCCTGCCACTATTATTCCAAAAATAGAAATTCTTGTCATGAAAAGATAAATAATCAAACATCTACGATCTCAGCACAAAATTAAAATTATGCGACAGGGAAAGCTGAAATACAGATTTTAGAAATGGATAATCCGCTAAATTTACTTATGTGGGTCAATTCTACAAGGTTTGGAAATTATGCTGCATGCAACAAtacaacatgaaaaagaaaaggtgcTATACTACTTTACTAAAAAATACCCTACCCCAAATATGCATGAAATTTTTTTTACAGGTAAAATGCAATGTAGATAAAAACAAGTAGTAATGTAAAGGCAAGACTCTGAGCCTCTATGCTGAAGAGGAAACTGAGCAACATCCTAAATCGCAGCACACCAGCAAGCAACACACACCAATGGAGGAGATGGAGTGTGTGGAGGCTGCCCGCTTCACCCCCATGGGAGAGTTGTAGACATCTGAGAGTGAGGAGTCTGGACTGGACCCTAAGCcctgggagaaagaaagagtataTAAAAGGTGAAAATACAACATAGAAAGCTTTGCAGTCAATAGGTGAAAAAATTCCCTGACCAAAAAGAAAGGGCTTGCAATTACTCAGAATAATGGTCTTTTACTGTATCTAAATGTAAACTTGAGAACAGTGCATTTAGTATTAACATATATATGGCTTTAAAGTTTAATCATACATGTGTTAAAATAATCTTCATCTGTGCTGGTTTTAAACTTGAGCTGAGTGAAAAAGCTTGGATTCCCAGATACTTCAAACAACCCTCCCTGTGTTACTTCAAGAAAACAAAGGTTGCTATATACTAACCTGGCCAGGAGAGGAAATGTACTTATTGTTGTGGCGTGAGAACTTGCGACTTAGACTGTTGGAGGGAGACATGAGGATGCTGTCCATAGAGGAGGCTGGTGACTGAGGAGACAAGTCACTGCCAGACTCATCCATGAAGTACTGGTGGGCCACACTCAAGAAGGCGCTCTCGTATGTTTGAACAAAGTACTGTAAGGCAACCACCAGCTCCTGTggggagaaaaaataattagatgCTGAAATCATAACACCTCTAGAAGACACTGACAGACAGTGATGCCGATGAAGGTGCTACTAACCTGCCTGACTAGAGGAGACCCATCATGAGTGACGGTGGTTGCAAGGGTGATGGCGACGGTCTGGTCTATGAGGCGGGCATGGTCACTTCTGTCTCGAGATGCTATGCTGCTGATGAAAGTGCCCAACGAAAACACTGCAGCTCCTCGCACCTGAAACAACCATGCTCCATCATCAACCTTGGAATTATCCAGTCTATTGGTGCACTGTTTATTACTCCTAGAAACATATTACACATTTTTGCTGACAAATTATTAACTGcattatatatataataaatttatGTACGAGATCATCATTACACTATATCATATTATttgtttcattcttattttgtgcaTGAATGGATGTTGAAGCATCTCACCTCAGGCACAGGGTCAGTCAACAGGGTAAACAGCTTCTCATGGGCATTATCTCTGGTGGCAGCCCAACGAGCATCAGGATGGTGATGCCACGTGCGGCCCAAGCATATTGTGGCCCATTGTCGCAGAGGAGGGTGGGGATCACTGACTTGTTCAAGGCAAAGAGGCATAAGGCAACCCTGCAGGGCCACCCGCTGCCCTTCAGGATGCTCCCATACTATCACACCAAGGATGAATGCTGCCATGGTCCGGTGTTCAGCCTGAGGAGGCGACATTAACCCTTAAACGGCGGCAATATTTGAAGAGTAGCCCCCCCAAAATGAATTGTCTATATATATTCATTGCCGGCTTTAGGACCGTAGCACAAATATAGTTACGACGCATAAGAGGAGTTTTAACTATTGTCTATGTATAGATTCTACCGCAacctggaagtgttgttatatttctgccatacaaaactgactgactgaattttggaccatctGTATATAGTTCCACTGCCATCTAAGGGTTAAAGACATAAAGGGTAAATCAGGAGGGTCAGTGTTACCAAGCCATACAAGGTTACTTGGCACCATAGTTCAACTTACCGGCATTGATGTGTCAGACAGAACCTGTAGGAAGTACTTGTAGCCATTCT
Encoded proteins:
- the LOC127005953 gene encoding regulatory-associated protein of mTOR-like isoform X1 encodes the protein MDVNRTSGDKEEDEEEESVKVLSEARHLEAITAPNTAAHSWRLKERMKTVSVALVLCLNIPVDPPDVVKTQPCARLEAWIDPHSTPPNKAIEAIGNSLQKAYERWQPRARYKQSLDPTVEEVKKLCMSLRRNAKEERVLFHYNGHGVPKPTTNGEIWVFNKTYTQYIPLSIYELQTWMGAPSIYVYDCSNAAVIVRLFEQFAEQHEEEWRRGNNGGGNNTSSSPAPPSFRQCIQLGACEAREILPMNPDLPADVFSACLTTPISMAVRWHLLHNKGKLLQRVNLDDADKIPGQLSDRRTLLGELNWIFTAITDTIAWNTLPRDLFQKLFRQDLLVASLFRNFLLAQRIMRSYDCTPVSSPKLPPTHQHPMWVAWDLALELCLDQMPLVLSTDDPYSHVHSPFFEEQLTAFQVWLDLGHERRHSPEQLPIVLQVLLSQVHRPRALELLGSFLALGPWAVNLVLSVGIFPYVLRLLQSTARELRPLLVFLWAKILAVDPSCKGDLVRENGYKYFLQVLSDTSMPAEHRTMAAFILGVIVWEHPEGQRVALQGCLMPLCLEQVSDPHPPLRQWATICLGRTWHHHPDARWAATRDNAHEKLFTLLTDPVPEVRGAAVFSLGTFISSIASRDRSDHARLIDQTVAITLATTVTHDGSPLVRQELVVALQYFVQTYESAFLSVAHQYFMDESGSDLSPQSPASSMDSILMSPSNSLSRKFSRHNNKYISSPGQGLGSSPDSSLSDVYNSPMGVKRAASTHSISSIGSGGMLSGGVSSLSYSGMYLKLWNALITLQHDPFPAVANLSNTLIQHIRSKIKSGGKEVSEQRVESAPGTPVNKPMFIVGESPPSHHHLDPMPSRTRSRNHHNHSEEGESTFLKPLVTTEFVEWSATTFILPRQKSSELNSASSPLHSYSCSRSANSRLLGEFEERRSVGTNKLDDQVFVHRNPGPPAVLLFHPIDPLLTVADKTNVTVWDVERNQRVTHWMNNNGGSSCISSLAVLNAGTPQTLVTTGCDDGSVRVWRGVFQEQAAPSSPQETTPSLLTAFQASTDVNPATRSVGLLMSWEQDTTTLVVGGDSRTIRLWDIKAERRTSELPTGGDSSSIVTALHSHQAGPWIVAGFSDGYVRVLDRRLPSNKTVVRQWREHTSWVISTHLLNASQATTKIITGVVSGEVRLWDMRQANSVQVCAPHHEMTAMATHANAHLFATGSVEQVIGVHHASGSCVNTIKYHEGFMGTRIAPVSCLAFHPRRVLLAAGTTDTYITVYGLSHR
- the LOC127005953 gene encoding regulatory-associated protein of mTOR-like isoform X2; translation: MDVNRTSGDKEEDEEEESVKVLSEARHLEAITAPNTAAHSWRLKERMKTVSVALVLCLNIPVDPPDVVKTQPCARLEAWIDPHSTPPNKAIEAIGNSLQKAYERWQPRARYKQSLDPTVEEVKKLCMSLRRNAKEERVLFHYNGHGVPKPTTNGEIWVFNKYIPLSIYELQTWMGAPSIYVYDCSNAAVIVRLFEQFAEQHEEEWRRGNNGGGNNTSSSPAPPSFRQCIQLGACEAREILPMNPDLPADVFSACLTTPISMAVRWHLLHNKGKLLQRVNLDDADKIPGQLSDRRTLLGELNWIFTAITDTIAWNTLPRDLFQKLFRQDLLVASLFRNFLLAQRIMRSYDCTPVSSPKLPPTHQHPMWVAWDLALELCLDQMPLVLSTDDPYSHVHSPFFEEQLTAFQVWLDLGHERRHSPEQLPIVLQVLLSQVHRPRALELLGSFLALGPWAVNLVLSVGIFPYVLRLLQSTARELRPLLVFLWAKILAVDPSCKGDLVRENGYKYFLQVLSDTSMPAEHRTMAAFILGVIVWEHPEGQRVALQGCLMPLCLEQVSDPHPPLRQWATICLGRTWHHHPDARWAATRDNAHEKLFTLLTDPVPEVRGAAVFSLGTFISSIASRDRSDHARLIDQTVAITLATTVTHDGSPLVRQELVVALQYFVQTYESAFLSVAHQYFMDESGSDLSPQSPASSMDSILMSPSNSLSRKFSRHNNKYISSPGQGLGSSPDSSLSDVYNSPMGVKRAASTHSISSIGSGGMLSGGVSSLSYSGMYLKLWNALITLQHDPFPAVANLSNTLIQHIRSKIKSGGKEVSEQRVESAPGTPVNKPMFIVGESPPSHHHLDPMPSRTRSRNHHNHSEEGESTFLKPLVTTEFVEWSATTFILPRQKSSELNSASSPLHSYSCSRSANSRLLGEFEERRSVGTNKLDDQVFVHRNPGPPAVLLFHPIDPLLTVADKTNVTVWDVERNQRVTHWMNNNGGSSCISSLAVLNAGTPQTLVTTGCDDGSVRVWRGVFQEQAAPSSPQETTPSLLTAFQASTDVNPATRSVGLLMSWEQDTTTLVVGGDSRTIRLWDIKAERRTSELPTGGDSSSIVTALHSHQAGPWIVAGFSDGYVRVLDRRLPSNKTVVRQWREHTSWVISTHLLNASQATTKIITGVVSGEVRLWDMRQANSVQVCAPHHEMTAMATHANAHLFATGSVEQVIGVHHASGSCVNTIKYHEGFMGTRIAPVSCLAFHPRRVLLAAGTTDTYITVYGLSHR